CAAATCCAGTGGCTACGCGACCTCAAGCCCTCCTTTTGTAACTCCACCCAAGGTAGTACTCTCTAGTACAAGAAACAAAATAAATTATTCTTTATTCACATTCATATTATATCTCCATTTCATTGACGTTGATGTCTGAATTTTATCTGAATTGggtgttcctgttttcttgtatctgaAGAGTGCAAGGATTTCTTTGCCAAGTCCCTGTTCGTCGTGGGTGAATTGGCCGGAAATGACTACAACGCGCCGCTCTTTGCCGGGAAGGATCTCAGCGAGGCCTACAACCTGATACCCCATGTCGTTCAGGGCATCTCAGATGGTGTCGAGGTGAGCATTTGCGTCCTTGCAGTGTTCCAGCATGCTGTGTGCAGTAGCTTTGTTCTAATTCCTTGTGCGTGCTGCAGCAATTGATTGCCGAGGGGGCAAAGGATTTAATTGTGCCTGGAGTGATGCCGTCTGGGTGCTTTCCAGTGTACCTGAGCATGTATGTTGATCCTAAAGAGGGGTACGGTCCGCGTACCGGCTGCCTCAAGCGATTCAACACATTTTCATGGGTGCACAATGCGATGCTCAAGCGTGCGCTGGAGAAGCTTCGTGCCAAGCACCCTGGCGTCAGGATCATATATGGGGATTACTTTACACCAGTTATCCAGTTCTTGCTTCAGCCTGAAAAGTTTGGTGAGTTTCCAAGTTCTTTATCTTGTGCTGTAACTAGGTTGTCACCTATAAATAATTAAATATGTTAATGTGATTGGTTTAGCACTGGAAAACTTGTGGAGTCTGATATTATATTACTAAATATTTGCTCTCTTAGTTCTAAATTTGAGATAGAAATTTAACATTTCTTAACATACCTAATTTGACTTAGTTTCCTAGTCAGCTGTCAAACTATGTACTTGTGAGATGAAATAAACGTTACTGATAAAAAATTCAGATCTAGGTGTAGGGTTTTTCAGTGTCTTACAGAGTGCGATTTATCTTCTGTGTGTTTAAGATGTGACATACCATAAGTATACAAATTTTGTTATAATCATATGGAATGTCATACTCTAGCATATGGAGTATCTAGTATCTACATCCAGAATACTACAAATTTTATCAGTGATGCAGATACCAGGAGTAATCTTCCATTAACTAAAAAATACAGAGTATACTTCTATGGAGATTTCACattgttttttttcttctgataTTGGGAAATGGACCTATTAGCTCTCATGCCTTAGTTGTGCATGTTTTCATAGGCTGTGGCACAACTGTTGCAGTAAATCCTTGTTTTGTGGATTCTTGTCGCCATACAACATTGGCAGCTAAAAACTTGCCCCTGCCCTTTAAGTTATCAAAACTATATAAGAATTTATATCTTGTATTCGTGTTCAGCCCATATAAAATTGTCCACAGCATAAGTACAATCATCTTGACGGCTAACTGTGAAGTTTAGATCTGCCTGCAAGAGAAAATCCTTATCTCGTATCGAAAAGAAATCTTAAGGAGCTGTAAAGGCATATCTATAGAACATCAAAGCAATGTGTGTATTAGTACATCAAAGCAATGTGTGTATTAGTGTATCATGCCATATTGAAACAAAAAATTGCGAGTTCTCAAGCAGAAATTACTTCTGCATTAGGATATTGCTAAATTGGGCATTTTATTATGAGAATCGTGTAGAGCATCATCTTCCTACCTGGTAGTAAGTGTTGCAATGGTAAGATTTCCGAATAACAAACTTATATTCAAGTCCTTACCACTAGACAGTGAAATACAAACACCAGAAATTTGCCCAGTTAGCTGAACCGATCTTATGCCCATATATATATTTATGTTTATTATTTCTGTTCATACTTATTGTTTATTCCCGTTGTAGAAAAATGAACATGTACTGTACTTTAGACATCATTCTGAACAAATAAGAAAACAAAGGCTCATACAGGTGACACATTTGTGTCAGAGGAGGAAATTTCCATTTACTGATCGCTTTAAGGACATACGAGAGCCATGACCCATCATCTCTGTTTCACTGGCACATTAGCAGAATGGTAGTCATTTAATTATTCCGGCATGTTTGTCTTGAGTCTTGACTACCGCCTCGTATCACAAGCATAAGAtttctaacttttttctgaatcggatgtatatagacacattttagtgtgtttgttcgctCATTTCAGTGTATGTAGTCCATGTTGAAATACCCAAAACATCTTATGTTTATGAACCGAGGGAGTACATGATAAGGGGCAAAGATGTGTCTATCGTTTGTATAAACATGATATACATCTGTTCGCAGAAAGCAACCAAGGAGATTTTCTGCCAAGCAGGGACCTAACATTTCAGCTCTTGATGCAGGATTTCACAAGCAGCCGCCTAGAGCATGCTGCGGCGCTCCCGGGAAGGGCCCTTACAACTTCAATCTGACAGCCAAGTGCGGCGAGCCTGGTGCTACGCCGTGTCCTGATCCAAAGACACATTGGAGCTGGGACGGCATTCACTTGACTGAAGCCGCATATGAGCACATTGCCAAAGGTTGGTTGCATGGCGAATTCGCGGATCAACCTATCATACAATCTTCCTGATCATCTACCTACCTAGTCGCTTGGCCAGTTGTGCCTCTAGAGTATGAAAATAGCACACCATATTGGAAGAGATAAGGTATAGCTCCATATAGCAGCATATATGTATATCTCCATCCATTTTGTTGGGATTCATGGCAGTCGATTAAAGAGAGATGAGATAGGATGCTATTAAAGCCTCATTTCTTCATTCATCAGGTGGTATAAGTAACAAAATGTATTGCGTAAAGTGGTTGGATATGATGCATATTATTGTGATAATGTGGAGCATCTGACTTGCTGATCAAAACCCACTATGGTTCTTAACATTTTGACCTCGATGC
The sequence above is drawn from the Triticum aestivum cultivar Chinese Spring chromosome 7A, IWGSC CS RefSeq v2.1, whole genome shotgun sequence genome and encodes:
- the LOC123147916 gene encoding GDSL esterase/lipase At5g45910, with protein sequence MATARRGGVGWRAVLAAVLQLLVAAEAGKYNAVFNFGDSLVDAGNLVTEGIPDYLATARPPYGQSYFGYPTGRCSDGRLVIDFIAQEFGLPLLPPSKAKNASFAQGANFAITGATALDTEFFEKRGLGKSVWNSGLLFTQIQWLRDLKPSFCNSTQECKDFFAKSLFVVGELAGNDYNAPLFAGKDLSEAYNLIPHVVQGISDGVEQLIAEGAKDLIVPGVMPSGCFPVYLSMYVDPKEGYGPRTGCLKRFNTFSWVHNAMLKRALEKLRAKHPGVRIIYGDYFTPVIQFLLQPEKFGFHKQPPRACCGAPGKGPYNFNLTAKCGEPGATPCPDPKTHWSWDGIHLTEAAYEHIAKGWLHGEFADQPIIQSS